In a genomic window of uncultured Flavobacterium sp.:
- a CDS encoding AsmA-like C-terminal region-containing protein translates to MREILLHIKTFFQSVRFKKYAKRFGFFILGLIILLLLTCGGLSIYFNQNKTEIIAKVNTKINENINGKFHIGDFHYKFLTGFPNFTLALKDVEIKDNQWQTHKHTLLNAKEIEVRLNVWSLLQNEINIHKILINEANIYVYKAENGYSNANIFKPKKKKDPNNKSETETTVDQVELNGVHFILDNRLGHKLFDFDVANLTTKVDYDGDNWQTNVFLDTQIASLAFNTVHGSFAKQKQLKGTFEVSYDSGKQKIDVVIKGLKIGTDSFDITAYFNLAKGNALFGINIGTTILWQNASNLLSANISSKLNRFNLKKEIDVNCDIKGDFNAEGDPRIVVQAIIKNNELSIPDGQLTDCSFKGIFTNNFKPKEGFNDANSAIILTHFAANYENIPLKIPQLSINNLEKPLATGYVSSDFDVTKLNEASNDKWIQFSEGHATANLKFQFDIVDLFITKPRFIGNVNVQNVSFHFIPKNIHAEKINVQLDFTEKALLIKKIAYKHNKNIVYIEGKIDNFLNLYYDAPEKMVVNWDIYCPNIDLKQFLGVLASSQKSKATPKKATMSHQLRNAIEKCVVDINIKADKINYNKLTATNTKAEIQMIDSRLIIKNGSLQTSGGSITFSTIVAPNGNNFNFSSNAQVNRVDIASFLRSFNNFGIQSFSPNNIKGKLSSKANVTGLINSKGELITNSMHGKLDFNVNQGALLNFEPIVKVGKFAFPFRDVKNITFSDLSGNLNIRGEQIDVNNLTISSSVLNFDVNGIYSFGRGTNLALTIPLRNSKNDIKLATKAERDAVRDRGIVLHLIALDDDGKMKIKWGKKDKGK, encoded by the coding sequence ATGAGAGAAATTTTACTTCATATAAAAACCTTTTTTCAATCGGTTCGTTTTAAGAAATATGCCAAACGTTTTGGCTTCTTTATTTTGGGACTCATCATTTTACTACTTCTTACTTGTGGCGGATTATCGATTTACTTCAACCAAAATAAAACCGAAATTATCGCCAAAGTCAATACCAAAATCAACGAAAACATTAATGGAAAGTTTCACATTGGCGATTTTCATTATAAGTTTTTAACTGGTTTCCCCAATTTTACTTTGGCCTTAAAAGATGTTGAAATCAAAGACAATCAATGGCAAACACACAAACATACTTTATTGAATGCAAAAGAAATTGAGGTTCGACTGAACGTTTGGAGTTTATTGCAAAACGAAATCAATATTCATAAAATCCTGATTAACGAAGCCAATATTTATGTTTATAAAGCCGAAAATGGCTATTCGAATGCGAACATCTTTAAACCTAAAAAGAAAAAAGATCCTAACAATAAATCTGAAACCGAAACTACAGTTGACCAAGTTGAGTTAAACGGCGTTCACTTTATTCTCGATAATCGTTTAGGGCACAAACTATTTGATTTTGATGTTGCCAACTTAACCACAAAAGTAGATTATGACGGTGATAATTGGCAAACAAATGTTTTTCTGGACACTCAAATTGCCAGTTTGGCATTTAATACCGTACACGGAAGTTTTGCAAAACAAAAACAACTCAAAGGAACTTTTGAGGTTTCTTATGATTCCGGAAAACAAAAAATTGATGTCGTAATCAAAGGTCTCAAAATAGGCACAGATTCTTTTGATATTACCGCTTATTTTAATTTAGCCAAAGGAAATGCGCTCTTCGGAATTAATATTGGAACAACTATTTTATGGCAAAATGCATCCAATTTATTATCGGCAAACATAAGTTCTAAGCTTAACCGATTTAACTTGAAAAAAGAAATCGATGTGAATTGTGACATCAAAGGCGATTTTAATGCCGAAGGTGATCCCAGAATTGTAGTTCAGGCAATAATTAAAAATAACGAACTCAGCATTCCAGACGGGCAACTTACCGATTGTAGTTTTAAAGGTATTTTCACCAATAATTTTAAACCAAAAGAAGGTTTTAACGATGCAAATTCGGCTATTATTTTAACTCATTTTGCAGCAAATTATGAAAATATACCGCTCAAGATTCCGCAATTGTCGATCAATAATCTCGAGAAACCGCTGGCAACCGGTTATGTAAGTTCAGATTTTGATGTTACGAAACTAAACGAAGCAAGCAACGACAAATGGATTCAGTTTTCTGAAGGTCACGCCACAGCAAATCTAAAGTTTCAGTTTGATATTGTCGATTTGTTTATCACCAAACCGCGTTTTATTGGAAACGTAAATGTGCAGAATGTCTCTTTTCATTTTATTCCGAAAAACATTCACGCCGAAAAAATCAACGTTCAGCTCGACTTTACCGAAAAAGCTTTGCTGATTAAAAAAATCGCATACAAACACAATAAAAACATCGTTTATATCGAAGGTAAAATCGATAATTTCCTGAATCTATATTACGATGCACCCGAAAAAATGGTTGTAAACTGGGATATTTATTGCCCTAATATTGATCTCAAACAATTTCTGGGCGTTTTGGCGAGTTCACAAAAAAGTAAAGCAACGCCCAAAAAAGCAACAATGTCTCATCAATTGCGAAATGCTATCGAAAAATGCGTCGTAGATATTAACATCAAAGCCGACAAAATAAATTATAATAAACTGACCGCCACCAATACAAAAGCCGAAATCCAGATGATCGATTCCAGGCTTATTATAAAAAATGGTTCGCTGCAAACTTCTGGCGGAAGTATTACTTTTAGCACTATCGTCGCGCCAAATGGAAACAACTTTAATTTTAGTTCGAATGCACAAGTAAATCGGGTTGATATTGCGAGTTTTTTAAGATCGTTTAACAACTTCGGGATTCAGTCTTTTTCTCCAAATAATATCAAAGGAAAACTTAGCAGCAAGGCAAATGTCACCGGATTAATCAATAGCAAAGGCGAATTAATCACCAATTCTATGCACGGAAAACTTGATTTTAATGTCAATCAGGGCGCGTTACTTAACTTTGAACCTATTGTAAAAGTTGGGAAATTTGCGTTTCCGTTTCGCGATGTCAAGAACATTACTTTTAGCGATTTGTCGGGCAACCTCAACATACGCGGAGAACAAATAGACGTGAATAATCTAACCATAAGTTCCAGCGTGCTCAACTTCGACGTCAACGGAATTTACTCTTTTGGCCGAGGCACAAATCTTGCTCTCACAATCCCACTCAGAAACTCTAAAAATGACATCAAACTCGCCACCAAAGCCGAACGCGACGCCGTTCGCGACCGCGGAATTGTACTGCATTTAATCGCACTTGACGACGATGGGAAAATGAAAATCAAATGGGGAAAGAAGGATAAAGGAAAGTGA
- the trxA gene encoding thioredoxin, translated as MALAITDATFDEVVLKSDKPVMVDFWAAWCGPCRMVGPIIDQISEEYAGKVVVGKVDVDANQEFAAKYGVRNIPTVLVFHNGEVVGKQVGVAPKQTYADSLDALL; from the coding sequence ATGGCATTAGCAATAACAGATGCTACTTTTGACGAAGTAGTTTTGAAATCAGATAAACCAGTAATGGTAGATTTTTGGGCAGCATGGTGTGGTCCTTGTAGAATGGTTGGTCCAATCATCGACCAAATCAGCGAAGAGTACGCAGGTAAAGTAGTTGTTGGTAAAGTAGATGTAGATGCAAACCAAGAATTCGCTGCAAAATATGGTGTGCGTAACATACCAACCGTTTTGGTTTTTCATAACGGTGAAGTAGTAGGAAAACAAGTAGGAGTTGCTCCGAAACAAACCTACGCAGATAGTTTAGACGCTTTGTTGTAA
- a CDS encoding HAMP domain-containing sensor histidine kinase, giving the protein MKKMGFLFLFFINLTVFAQQEPILAKYKTQPEKLKAWVKFCNDVKNLDDYPKLIISADKGINLSQKYPAFLGKFYYFKGYAYEFSNNQYQKAVDNYELSWKYAKKSRHLKIETNTLMRLNYMYYSLNATAKRDHLIEYIKTVLDTTKSTYSQAVLNGSVAEYYMDNYDYDTFISYQLKAINYKKQLEKSEANYENIGISYSQIASAYTKMKQYDKGIEYLNESKPYIKSPYVKAFLCNYYLQCFVPLKKIDSVQKYYKLIYTYPSAKDSLFLNLSLANRSLSEYYITQNKIGIAYNYAKKAVSLGQKSTDEEIIMEANTTMGRVLYEKRDYKKAIETLTLASKNAFTYDKESYVTINKKLSQSYAALGLWQKAYEYNENYSKINDEIMQESASKNIANAEARYQNRTKGQEIKNLSAQNTIKNIQIEEAKKQRIFLISGLILIGIIVLLVFKQSQNRKKTNEKLQVLNHELDEANKIKARFFSILNHDLRSPVSNLIHFLHLQKENPELIDEATALRMQTKVISGAENLLSSMEDILLWSKSQMENFKPHFKEISIATIFEEMKNHFSSVENIEILFENSQNIILNTDENYLKTIIRNLTGNAIKALDKTQNGKIIWKAWQENNQTYLSITDNGPGGTQEQFKALYDDSEVIGIKSGLGLHLIRDLATAINCKIEVKSLQDSGTTFTIAF; this is encoded by the coding sequence ATGAAAAAAATGGGGTTCTTGTTTTTGTTTTTCATCAACTTAACTGTTTTCGCACAGCAAGAACCTATTCTGGCAAAGTATAAAACGCAACCCGAAAAACTTAAAGCCTGGGTTAAATTCTGCAACGATGTTAAGAATTTAGACGATTATCCAAAACTTATAATTAGTGCTGATAAAGGCATAAACCTCTCTCAAAAATATCCTGCTTTCTTGGGTAAATTCTATTATTTTAAAGGATATGCGTATGAGTTTAGCAACAATCAATATCAAAAAGCAGTAGACAACTATGAGTTATCATGGAAATATGCTAAAAAATCCCGACATCTTAAAATAGAAACCAACACTTTGATGCGTCTTAATTATATGTATTATTCTCTTAATGCAACTGCAAAAAGAGATCATCTAATTGAGTACATCAAAACAGTATTAGACACTACAAAAAGCACTTATTCTCAAGCTGTCCTTAACGGAAGTGTTGCCGAATATTACATGGACAATTACGATTATGACACTTTTATTAGTTATCAATTAAAAGCAATAAACTATAAAAAGCAACTCGAAAAAAGCGAAGCAAATTACGAAAACATTGGAATATCATACAGTCAGATTGCAAGTGCTTACACAAAAATGAAGCAATATGATAAAGGAATTGAATACTTAAACGAATCAAAACCTTATATAAAATCGCCGTACGTCAAAGCGTTTTTATGCAATTATTATTTGCAATGTTTTGTTCCGTTAAAGAAAATCGACAGCGTTCAAAAATATTACAAGCTAATTTATACATATCCTTCCGCCAAAGATTCTTTGTTTCTTAATTTGAGTTTGGCTAATAGAAGTCTTTCCGAATATTATATTACACAAAACAAAATCGGCATTGCTTATAATTATGCTAAAAAAGCAGTTTCATTAGGACAAAAATCGACCGATGAAGAAATTATAATGGAAGCGAACACAACGATGGGAAGGGTTTTATATGAAAAAAGAGATTATAAAAAAGCCATTGAAACTTTGACACTTGCTTCAAAAAATGCTTTTACCTACGACAAGGAATCTTATGTTACGATCAACAAGAAACTATCGCAAAGTTACGCTGCTTTGGGACTTTGGCAAAAAGCCTATGAATACAACGAAAATTACAGCAAGATTAATGACGAAATCATGCAGGAATCTGCCAGCAAGAACATTGCAAATGCCGAAGCCCGTTATCAAAACCGAACAAAAGGTCAGGAAATAAAAAATCTTTCGGCTCAAAATACCATTAAAAACATTCAGATTGAAGAAGCCAAAAAGCAGAGAATCTTTTTAATTTCGGGATTAATTCTCATTGGAATAATTGTATTATTAGTATTCAAACAAAGCCAGAATCGAAAGAAAACCAATGAGAAATTACAGGTTTTAAACCACGAACTCGACGAAGCAAATAAAATAAAAGCCCGATTTTTTAGTATTTTAAATCACGATTTGCGAAGTCCCGTTTCGAATTTAATTCACTTTCTACATCTTCAAAAAGAAAATCCGGAACTTATTGATGAAGCCACCGCCTTGCGCATGCAAACGAAAGTTATTTCGGGAGCAGAAAATCTATTATCCTCAATGGAAGATATTTTGTTGTGGAGCAAAAGTCAGATGGAAAATTTCAAACCTCATTTTAAAGAAATCTCAATAGCTACAATATTTGAAGAAATGAAAAACCATTTTTCGAGTGTAGAAAACATTGAAATTTTATTCGAAAATTCGCAAAACATCATCTTAAACACAGATGAAAATTACCTAAAAACCATCATCAGAAACTTAACAGGAAATGCCATAAAAGCACTTGATAAAACCCAAAACGGCAAAATAATCTGGAAAGCCTGGCAGGAAAACAATCAAACGTATCTTTCTATTACAGACAATGGTCCAGGCGGAACTCAGGAACAATTCAAAGCTTTATACGACGATTCAGAAGTTATAGGAATCAAATCCGGTTTAGGATTGCATTTGATTCGGGATTTGGCTACAGCCATAAATTGCAAAATCGAAGTCAAATCTCTGCAAGATTCAGGAACTACTTTCACGATTGCATTCTAA
- a CDS encoding LytTR family DNA-binding domain-containing protein, translating into MTKKYTCIIIDDDEIDRLTVLSFAKKFPILDILGVFESAEDAFLFIEKEKIDILFLDIDMPGLNGIEFRKQALEIPVCIFITAHPEHAVESFEIETLDFIVKPLKLDRFAQTISRIEEFMEIKLKASLFEASIGGDTIYIKEGHDQTKVKLHEILYLEALKDYTLIITDKKRHCVLSSIGNLLKEDHFQSFIRIHRSFAVQKQFIQKINSTEILLNNNITIPVGRSYKENLNLFS; encoded by the coding sequence ATGACCAAAAAATACACTTGTATCATTATCGACGATGACGAAATTGACAGACTTACGGTGTTATCGTTTGCCAAAAAATTTCCGATTTTGGATATTTTAGGTGTTTTTGAATCGGCAGAAGATGCGTTTTTATTTATCGAAAAAGAAAAGATCGACATCTTGTTTCTGGATATTGATATGCCGGGTTTAAACGGAATCGAATTCAGAAAACAAGCCTTAGAAATTCCCGTTTGTATTTTTATAACAGCACATCCTGAACATGCGGTAGAAAGTTTCGAAATAGAAACGCTTGATTTTATTGTAAAACCATTAAAACTTGATCGATTTGCACAAACCATAAGCCGAATCGAAGAGTTTATGGAAATTAAATTGAAAGCCTCACTTTTTGAAGCAAGTATTGGCGGCGACACTATTTATATAAAAGAAGGTCACGATCAGACGAAAGTCAAACTACACGAAATTTTATATCTCGAAGCTTTAAAAGATTATACCTTAATTATTACAGACAAAAAAAGACATTGCGTTTTATCGAGTATTGGCAATCTTTTGAAAGAAGATCATTTTCAGTCTTTTATCCGAATTCATAGAAGTTTTGCGGTTCAGAAGCAATTCATTCAGAAAATAAATTCGACCGAAATTCTTCTAAACAACAATATTACGATTCCCGTTGGCAGAAGTTATAAAGAAAACCTAAATCTGTTCTCATGA
- a CDS encoding M1 family aminopeptidase, translated as MKILYSFLCVLAFTTIGFSQSKQKENLVLDNGVSEQMAIFRKHQISNVTYELSFEIPKEKQQEINSNLTLNLAISDLSEPLYLDFKEKTQNIKSILVNGKSTAILHEKGHIVIAAKDLILGKNTVGISFIAGDLSLNRNDDFLYTLLVPDRASTLFPCFDQPDIKATYKLSLTVPKDWSVLAGADVKEKVEKGDFTSYTFGESDKMSTYLFSFVAGKFKTVTQKPGNREMTMLYRENNEEKIKVSTDTIFSLHQQSLDFLEKYTNYKFPFQKLDFASIPVFQYGGMEHVGAIQYKESSLFLDNSATDSEKLDRAKLIAHETSHMWFGDLVTMKWFDDVWMKEVFANFMADKIMNPIFPKINHNLQFFSAHYASAYAEDRSLGTHPIKQNLANLKDAGSLYGAIIYNKAPIMMRQLEASMGKEAFQKGLEKYIKKYANDNADWNNLVEILDAETPLDMQKWSKVWVNKSGRAIFTDKIKYDAQNRISAFEIQQKAEDKSDNIWPQVFQIGLIYPDNVKIVEVNIKDKNSSIKTLIGQPKPESIVYNYNGFGYGVFPLDGNNLNYISTLKDEVARASSYSNLYENTLNGNVSPNKAFDCFIKGIQVEQNELVLKIITNQTNAVFWKFLTEKQQNKAQKQLEDVLYERLQANLSSNIKKTLFNLFSSIAYSDSAKAKLYQIWNKEIAIPSLKLNEDDYTNIAMNLAIFKHEKVNEILNKTKTTITNPDKQKRFEFLLPSLSNDESVRNAFMESLKDDKNREKEAWVSVGLANFHHPLRQENAQKYIRFSLDLVDEIQRTGDIFFPKDWLSNTVGKYSSKYAFDEVQRFLKENPNFSPILKRKLLQATDGLYRAQNIKKETE; from the coding sequence ATGAAAATTCTCTACAGCTTTCTTTGTGTTCTTGCATTTACTACAATTGGTTTTTCTCAATCGAAACAAAAAGAAAATCTTGTTTTAGATAATGGTGTTTCAGAGCAAATGGCAATTTTTCGAAAACATCAAATCTCTAATGTTACTTACGAACTTTCGTTTGAGATTCCGAAAGAAAAACAACAGGAAATTAATTCGAATCTGACTTTGAATCTGGCTATTTCTGATCTAAGCGAGCCTTTGTATTTAGATTTTAAAGAGAAAACTCAGAATATAAAATCTATTCTGGTTAACGGAAAAAGTACTGCAATTCTTCATGAGAAAGGACATATTGTTATTGCTGCCAAAGACTTGATTTTAGGAAAAAATACTGTCGGAATTTCGTTTATAGCAGGAGATTTATCTTTGAACAGAAATGATGATTTCTTGTATACTTTACTAGTTCCGGATCGCGCAAGTACATTATTTCCGTGTTTTGATCAGCCGGATATTAAAGCAACTTACAAATTGAGTTTAACGGTTCCTAAAGATTGGTCGGTTTTGGCTGGAGCCGATGTAAAAGAGAAAGTAGAAAAAGGAGATTTTACGTCTTATACTTTTGGAGAATCAGACAAAATGAGCACTTATTTGTTTTCGTTTGTAGCCGGAAAATTCAAAACGGTAACGCAGAAACCAGGAAATCGAGAAATGACGATGTTATATCGTGAAAACAACGAAGAGAAAATAAAAGTTAGTACCGATACTATTTTCAGTTTACACCAACAATCATTAGACTTTTTAGAAAAATATACCAATTATAAATTTCCATTTCAGAAGTTAGATTTTGCTTCAATTCCCGTTTTTCAATATGGCGGAATGGAACATGTTGGCGCAATTCAATACAAAGAATCAAGTCTTTTTTTGGATAATAGCGCAACAGACAGCGAGAAACTTGATCGTGCAAAACTAATCGCGCATGAAACATCGCATATGTGGTTTGGCGATTTGGTTACTATGAAATGGTTTGATGATGTCTGGATGAAAGAAGTGTTTGCAAACTTTATGGCAGACAAAATTATGAATCCAATCTTTCCGAAAATCAATCATAATTTGCAGTTTTTCTCAGCACATTATGCAAGCGCTTACGCGGAAGATCGCTCGTTGGGAACGCATCCGATAAAGCAAAATTTAGCTAATTTAAAAGATGCAGGTTCGCTTTACGGCGCAATTATTTATAATAAAGCGCCAATAATGATGCGTCAATTAGAAGCTTCGATGGGAAAAGAAGCTTTTCAGAAAGGACTTGAAAAATACATTAAGAAATACGCAAACGATAATGCAGATTGGAATAATCTAGTTGAAATTCTAGATGCTGAAACTCCGCTTGATATGCAAAAATGGAGCAAAGTTTGGGTAAACAAATCCGGAAGAGCCATTTTTACAGATAAAATAAAATATGATGCTCAAAACCGAATTTCAGCTTTCGAAATTCAGCAAAAAGCAGAAGATAAGTCCGATAATATCTGGCCTCAGGTTTTTCAGATTGGTTTGATTTATCCGGATAATGTTAAGATTGTTGAGGTTAATATTAAAGACAAAAACAGTAGTATAAAAACTTTAATTGGGCAACCAAAACCTGAGAGTATTGTTTACAATTATAATGGTTTTGGATATGGAGTTTTTCCGCTTGACGGGAATAATTTAAATTATATATCAACTTTGAAAGATGAGGTTGCAAGAGCGTCAAGTTATAGCAATCTTTATGAAAACACTTTAAACGGAAATGTTTCGCCAAATAAAGCGTTTGATTGTTTTATAAAAGGAATTCAAGTCGAGCAAAACGAGTTGGTTTTGAAAATAATTACGAATCAGACAAATGCTGTTTTTTGGAAATTCCTAACAGAAAAGCAACAAAACAAGGCACAGAAACAACTTGAAGATGTTTTGTATGAACGTTTACAAGCCAATTTGTCGAGTAATATCAAAAAGACATTATTCAATTTATTTAGTTCAATCGCTTATTCAGATTCGGCGAAAGCCAAATTATATCAGATTTGGAATAAAGAAATTGCGATTCCAAGTTTAAAATTAAATGAAGACGATTATACCAATATTGCAATGAATTTGGCGATATTCAAGCATGAAAAAGTAAATGAAATCCTGAATAAAACCAAAACAACAATCACAAATCCGGACAAACAAAAGCGATTTGAGTTCTTACTTCCGTCTTTATCGAATGATGAATCAGTTCGAAATGCCTTTATGGAATCGTTAAAAGATGACAAAAACAGAGAAAAAGAAGCGTGGGTTTCTGTTGGATTAGCTAATTTTCATCATCCGTTGCGTCAGGAAAATGCTCAAAAGTATATTAGATTTTCATTAGATTTGGTGGATGAAATTCAGCGCACGGGAGATATTTTCTTTCCAAAAGATTGGTTGAGTAATACCGTTGGAAAATATTCGTCGAAATATGCTTTTGATGAAGTACAGCGATTCTTAAAAGAAAACCCTAATTTTAGTCCAATTCTGAAAAGGAAATTGTTGCAAGCGACGGACGGTTTGTACCGCGCACAAAATATTAAAAAAGAAACCGAATGA
- a CDS encoding DUF58 domain-containing protein gives MKIESEIEKVSSFQHLEMLANQVVEGFISGMHKSPFHGFSAEFAEHKVYNAGESTKHIDWKLFAKTDRLYTKRYEEETNLRCHLIVDNSSSMHYPELKSGRPFYEKKIGFAVLASAVLMNILKKQRDAVGLSVFSDSYEYYAPEKGSDRHHRMLLNKLEQLLEQPKVKKTTDTITYLHQIAEKMHRRSMIIIFTDMFQSEDDEKLFNALQHLKHNKHKVVLFHVVDDKTELKFDFDNAPRKFIDLESGEEVSIFADNVKVEYEKRAEEYFKKLSLTCAKNQIKYVPVNVGDNFEKILTTYLVEKQNFG, from the coding sequence ATGAAAATTGAATCGGAAATAGAGAAAGTCTCCAGTTTTCAGCATCTCGAAATGCTGGCAAATCAGGTTGTAGAAGGTTTTATATCTGGAATGCACAAGAGTCCGTTTCATGGATTTTCGGCTGAATTTGCTGAGCATAAAGTCTATAATGCGGGTGAAAGCACAAAACATATCGATTGGAAATTATTTGCCAAAACAGATCGTTTATATACGAAACGTTATGAAGAAGAAACCAATTTGCGTTGTCATCTTATAGTCGATAATTCGTCGTCGATGCATTATCCGGAACTAAAATCTGGTCGGCCTTTTTATGAAAAGAAGATTGGATTTGCAGTTTTGGCGTCGGCAGTTTTGATGAATATCTTAAAGAAACAGCGTGATGCGGTTGGTTTAAGCGTTTTCTCAGACAGTTACGAATATTATGCTCCCGAAAAAGGAAGTGATCGCCATCATAGAATGCTGCTCAATAAATTAGAGCAATTATTAGAACAGCCAAAAGTCAAAAAGACAACCGATACAATTACGTATTTGCATCAAATTGCGGAGAAAATGCATCGCCGTTCGATGATTATCATATTTACGGATATGTTTCAGTCAGAAGATGATGAGAAGTTGTTTAATGCTTTGCAACATTTAAAACACAATAAACATAAAGTCGTTTTATTTCATGTTGTAGATGATAAAACGGAGCTTAAATTTGACTTTGATAATGCGCCTCGAAAGTTTATTGACTTAGAATCTGGTGAAGAAGTATCGATTTTTGCTGATAATGTAAAAGTAGAATACGAAAAAAGGGCAGAAGAGTACTTTAAAAAACTGTCTTTGACTTGTGCAAAGAACCAAATTAAGTACGTTCCGGTGAATGTTGGTGATAATTTTGAAAAAATATTGACTACATATTTAGTTGAAAAACAAAACTTTGGCTAA
- a CDS encoding AraC family transcriptional regulator, which produces MEHSGQKLDRYYIKKVDADKKSIYCHHDLMGELFVPTHKHEKAQLLYAEGDVVFVTTETKTYFLPARHFIWIPSGVEHSIEPKSESVTMRNLYFPVEKDEDVFYKSEGIYPVNNLLLQMMLFTNRWNGDLKKGSPNFAIAKAIKAILPQICLTNLPLELPQPKDPRLSKILRHIENNLGETILFADVAHQFGYSERSLYRLFQKDLNMSFIQYYTIRRILKAIELLLDRKLSVKEVALEVGYSSVPTFSNTFFKFLGQRPSDYLNGEDILRIK; this is translated from the coding sequence ATGGAACATTCCGGTCAGAAATTAGATAGATATTACATCAAAAAAGTAGATGCCGATAAAAAAAGCATTTATTGTCACCACGATTTGATGGGCGAATTGTTTGTGCCTACACATAAACATGAAAAAGCACAATTATTATATGCTGAAGGCGATGTGGTTTTTGTAACAACAGAAACGAAAACCTACTTTTTGCCGGCAAGACATTTTATCTGGATTCCTAGTGGAGTGGAGCATAGTATTGAGCCCAAATCTGAAAGTGTTACAATGCGAAACTTATATTTTCCGGTTGAAAAAGACGAAGATGTTTTTTATAAAAGTGAAGGTATTTATCCGGTTAATAATTTGTTGCTGCAAATGATGCTTTTTACGAATAGATGGAATGGTGATCTTAAAAAAGGAAGTCCGAATTTTGCGATTGCCAAAGCGATTAAGGCGATATTACCTCAAATTTGTCTGACCAATTTACCTTTAGAATTGCCGCAGCCAAAAGATCCGCGTTTGAGTAAAATCCTGCGACATATTGAGAATAATCTGGGCGAAACAATTTTGTTTGCAGATGTTGCGCATCAATTTGGATATAGCGAACGCTCTTTGTATCGCTTGTTTCAGAAAGACCTCAATATGTCATTTATTCAATACTATACTATTCGAAGAATTCTAAAAGCGATCGAACTTCTGCTTGATAGAAAACTTTCGGTCAAAGAAGTCGCTCTGGAAGTAGGATATAGTAGTGTGCCGACGTTTAGTAATACTTTCTTTAAATTCCTCGGACAAAGACCTTCTGATTACTTAAATGGAGAAGATATCTTGAGGATAAAATAA